Proteins encoded in a region of the Nitrospira sp. genome:
- a CDS encoding (2Fe-2S)-binding protein → MYVCLCNGITESDVREAGRAGHVTPCSLKAKFKLKGNGCCGRCAKNIGELVEIATSAHHAPSPDRARR, encoded by the coding sequence ATGTACGTGTGCCTCTGCAACGGGATTACTGAATCGGATGTCCGTGAAGCCGGCCGGGCCGGCCATGTGACTCCCTGCTCTCTCAAAGCAAAATTCAAACTCAAAGGAAACGGCTGCTGCGGACGTTGCGCGAAGAACATTGGCGAGTTGGTCGAGATTGCCACGAGCGCGCACCACGCCCCCTCCCCTGACCGCGCGCGACGATAG
- a CDS encoding DEAD/DEAH box helicase family protein, whose product MKAMFDRGAKLPLLPAEPDECVDILSFVVTKAGWEALKHRLKISQSHRVRILTQLIYESAIKPIEQIGSAWHHLPGNHAKVILYRKQKVALLGSFNLTKPSLGDNIECFSQVAPADYDRMADEFDRLWEKTEQNKKAIKTRSTIAQAIADTLDDGEEEELDEETPLSEAETTEGPRRPWPFQEDIIKQVMAWLKTEKDADLGRIVKLPTGAGKTLVAAEVIRRLLEQKPQARILWVCHRVELLRQSWLSIRDQINGAIPPAAWFVPQHIEDESSIRDRKEFCRSKFCQVVFCTQGMLPHLLRHNRQNHFDLTVIDECHRFHPRSTWYRKLSKYCSDQSIPRLGLTATPLAPEKRGFGKYWAETMFGNNVSKEALIRDGFLSRFNRELTKRRPTNHTFVISQPDAKPERNERELLTRIREFNNDNVNMEVARAWQEYRGQRQRILCFAVTIDHAETLKSTYFAKDDSVRVAHSGLTTESRKNLIWFKDSDSSESRMLISVLMLAEGIDLPKTDCLFMVRPTFSPELYQQMIGRGLRGLKAEGTEDCAVVDFTSQYVDRRGKVLTFTQIATNIENDGLAETDGAVSEEDEEPDDLDASGMIETVKSLRETVNDLRDKEGITIHDACEELAQELDYTAHTLVNYYHTKADNYPLGWEDPETDPAEQSNDSNTAADRGSEMNGLRAVTHNTPANEPTGSRGNVTTNKLLDLRAHDYQQFEKIASLTDVASSTLRSYCSDQENFKRWKANNKDKMDQVRVILAEFLARHSDAA is encoded by the coding sequence ATGAAAGCGATGTTTGATCGCGGCGCCAAGCTCCCTCTGCTACCGGCTGAGCCGGACGAGTGCGTGGATATTCTCAGCTTCGTGGTCACAAAAGCTGGATGGGAGGCGTTGAAGCATCGGCTTAAAATCTCCCAGTCGCATCGCGTTCGAATACTGACCCAGCTGATTTATGAATCAGCAATTAAACCAATAGAGCAAATAGGAAGCGCCTGGCATCACCTGCCTGGAAACCATGCCAAGGTCATCCTCTACCGAAAGCAGAAAGTGGCATTGCTCGGCTCCTTCAACCTCACCAAACCCTCACTAGGCGACAACATCGAGTGTTTCTCCCAAGTAGCCCCTGCCGACTACGATCGAATGGCAGATGAGTTTGACAGACTTTGGGAAAAGACCGAACAAAACAAGAAGGCCATTAAGACAAGAAGCACCATCGCCCAGGCAATAGCCGACACGCTCGACGATGGAGAAGAAGAGGAACTGGATGAGGAAACACCACTCTCTGAAGCTGAGACTACAGAGGGTCCGCGCAGACCCTGGCCTTTCCAAGAAGATATCATCAAGCAAGTGATGGCTTGGCTGAAAACAGAAAAAGATGCCGACTTAGGCAGAATCGTCAAGTTGCCAACGGGGGCAGGCAAGACGCTGGTGGCGGCTGAGGTTATCCGCAGGTTACTGGAGCAAAAACCTCAAGCACGCATCCTCTGGGTTTGTCATCGAGTCGAGCTGCTTCGGCAAAGCTGGTTGAGCATTCGTGATCAGATCAATGGCGCTATACCCCCAGCAGCGTGGTTTGTACCTCAGCATATAGAAGATGAGTCAAGCATCAGAGACCGGAAAGAGTTCTGCCGAAGCAAGTTTTGCCAGGTTGTCTTCTGTACGCAAGGAATGCTGCCGCACCTTCTCAGACACAATCGGCAGAATCATTTCGATTTGACGGTCATTGATGAATGCCATCGGTTCCACCCCCGGTCCACATGGTATCGTAAGCTGTCTAAGTACTGCAGCGATCAGAGCATTCCACGGCTTGGTCTCACGGCAACACCGCTGGCACCAGAAAAGCGTGGATTCGGCAAATACTGGGCCGAGACTATGTTCGGCAACAACGTCTCAAAGGAAGCTCTTATACGAGATGGGTTTCTCAGTCGGTTCAACCGAGAGCTAACGAAGCGCCGGCCAACAAATCATACTTTTGTCATCAGTCAGCCAGATGCCAAGCCTGAGCGCAATGAGAGAGAGCTTTTGACACGAATCAGGGAATTCAACAACGACAACGTAAACATGGAGGTCGCAAGGGCATGGCAGGAATATAGAGGCCAACGACAACGTATCCTCTGCTTCGCAGTTACGATCGACCATGCGGAGACGCTAAAGAGCACGTATTTCGCTAAAGATGACAGCGTGAGAGTGGCCCACAGTGGGCTGACGACAGAAAGTCGCAAGAACCTGATCTGGTTCAAGGACTCTGACTCGTCTGAGTCGCGGATGCTCATATCGGTCCTGATGTTGGCTGAGGGAATCGATCTGCCGAAGACGGATTGTCTCTTCATGGTCCGGCCCACATTCAGCCCTGAGTTGTACCAACAGATGATTGGCCGCGGCTTACGCGGGCTAAAGGCCGAGGGCACTGAGGATTGTGCGGTCGTCGACTTCACTTCCCAGTATGTGGATCGGAGGGGGAAAGTCCTGACCTTCACCCAGATCGCGACCAACATCGAGAACGACGGGCTAGCGGAAACAGATGGAGCCGTGTCCGAAGAAGACGAAGAACCAGACGATCTCGATGCGTCAGGAATGATCGAAACAGTGAAAAGCTTGCGGGAAACAGTGAATGATTTGCGGGACAAAGAAGGGATAACTATCCACGACGCTTGCGAGGAGCTTGCTCAGGAACTGGACTATACCGCTCACACGCTCGTCAACTACTACCACACGAAAGCCGATAACTACCCGCTTGGGTGGGAAGACCCAGAGACCGATCCCGCAGAACAGTCGAACGATAGTAACACTGCAGCCGACCGTGGCTCGGAAATGAATGGGCTACGAGCCGTCACTCACAACACGCCAGCAAACGAGCCAACTGGGTCCAGGGGAAATGTCACAACGAACAAACTCCTGGACCTCCGGGCTCACGATTATCAACAATTCGAAAAGATTGCCTCCCTGACAGACGTGGCATCGAGTACGTTGAGGTCATACTGTAGCGATCAGGAAAACTTCAAACGATGGAAAGCCAACAACAAGGATAAAATGGATCAAGTGCGAGTCATCCTAGCTGAGTTTCTCGCACGACATAGCGACGCAGCTTAA